The following coding sequences are from one Plectropomus leopardus isolate mb chromosome 10, YSFRI_Pleo_2.0, whole genome shotgun sequence window:
- the c10h2orf69 gene encoding UPF0565 protein C2orf69 homolog isoform X2, translating to MLTMTSVAATTSSETPGLHAAASRDAHADSPLQRLERLFAVPGYNPNRVNDLLLLRPDTHGQTDTKPKEKSSNRHVMFFHGDIQNFQEDMALQPEGAQWLSWSLEQVALTLGRRFPDRYVWVVRASHMYLHKFSCYHNFVESNMFGAPEHSLYSPDFGAFLHLRALLSHGMERANLPHPVQPQGGADSIPSGFSLTLVGFSKGCVVLNQMVYELAGARADPRLSHFVKHISDMYWLDGGHPGGSETWVTNKRALKELASSGVSIHAHVTPYEVCDPMRAWVGREHGLFIKILEEFGACPSKRLHFEDETPSIENHFRVIQEF from the exons ATGTT GACGATGACCTCTGTGGCAGCGACGACATCCTCAGAGACCCCGGGGCTGCACGCAGCGGCCAGCCGGGATGCACACGCTGACAGCCCGCTACAGAGGCTCGAGAGGCTGTTCGCGGTGCCCGGATACAACCCGAACCGAGTCAAcgacctgctgctgctccggCCTGATACACACGGACAGACCGACACCAAACCAAAGGAGAAGAGCAGCAACAGGCACGTGATGTTCTTCCACGGGGACATCCAG AACTTCCAGGAGGACATGGCTCTGCAGCCTGAAGGAGCACAGTGGCTCTCCTGGAGTCTGGAGCAGGTCGCCCTCACCCTGGGCCGACGTTTCCCTGACCGATATGTGTGGGTGGTCAGAGCCTCCCACATGTACCTCCACAAGTTCAGCTGCTACCACAACTTTGTAGAGAGCAACATGTTTGGAGCACCGGAGCACTCGCTGTACTCACCTGACTTTGGAGCGTTTCTCCACCTCAg GGCGCTGCTGAGCCACGGCATGGAGCGAGCCAACCTTCCACATCCTGTCCAGCCACAGGGGGGCGCTGACAGCATCCCTTCAGGATTCTCGCTGACGCTGGTGGGCTTCAGCAAAGGCTGCGTGGTGTTGAATCAGATGGTGTACGAGCTGGCCGGGGCCCGCGCAGATCCTCGGCTGTCGCACTTTGTGAAGCACATCTCGGACATGTACTGGCTGGACGGCGGGCACCCTGGCGGCAGCGAAACCTGGGTGACGAACAAGCGGGCGCTTAAGGAACTGGCTTCCAGCGGAGTGTCGATCCACGCCCACGTGACCCCTTACGAGGTATGTGACCCGATGCGGGCTTGGGTAGGCCGCGAGCATGGACTCTTCATTAAGATCCTGGAGGAGTTTGGGGCCTGTCCAAGTAAGAGGCTGCACTTTGAGGACGAGACCCCGTCCATTGAGAACCACTTCAGGGTCATCCAGGAGTTTTGA
- the c10h2orf69 gene encoding UPF0565 protein C2orf69 homolog isoform X3, translated as MTSVAATTSSETPGLHAAASRDAHADSPLQRLERLFAVPGYNPNRVNDLLLLRPDTHGQTDTKPKEKSSNRHVMFFHGDIQNFQEDMALQPEGAQWLSWSLEQVALTLGRRFPDRYVWVVRASHMYLHKFSCYHNFVESNMFGAPEHSLYSPDFGAFLHLRALLSHGMERANLPHPVQPQGGADSIPSGFSLTLVGFSKGCVVLNQMVYELAGARADPRLSHFVKHISDMYWLDGGHPGGSETWVTNKRALKELASSGVSIHAHVTPYEVCDPMRAWVGREHGLFIKILEEFGACPSKRLHFEDETPSIENHFRVIQEF; from the exons ATGACCTCTGTGGCAGCGACGACATCCTCAGAGACCCCGGGGCTGCACGCAGCGGCCAGCCGGGATGCACACGCTGACAGCCCGCTACAGAGGCTCGAGAGGCTGTTCGCGGTGCCCGGATACAACCCGAACCGAGTCAAcgacctgctgctgctccggCCTGATACACACGGACAGACCGACACCAAACCAAAGGAGAAGAGCAGCAACAGGCACGTGATGTTCTTCCACGGGGACATCCAG AACTTCCAGGAGGACATGGCTCTGCAGCCTGAAGGAGCACAGTGGCTCTCCTGGAGTCTGGAGCAGGTCGCCCTCACCCTGGGCCGACGTTTCCCTGACCGATATGTGTGGGTGGTCAGAGCCTCCCACATGTACCTCCACAAGTTCAGCTGCTACCACAACTTTGTAGAGAGCAACATGTTTGGAGCACCGGAGCACTCGCTGTACTCACCTGACTTTGGAGCGTTTCTCCACCTCAg GGCGCTGCTGAGCCACGGCATGGAGCGAGCCAACCTTCCACATCCTGTCCAGCCACAGGGGGGCGCTGACAGCATCCCTTCAGGATTCTCGCTGACGCTGGTGGGCTTCAGCAAAGGCTGCGTGGTGTTGAATCAGATGGTGTACGAGCTGGCCGGGGCCCGCGCAGATCCTCGGCTGTCGCACTTTGTGAAGCACATCTCGGACATGTACTGGCTGGACGGCGGGCACCCTGGCGGCAGCGAAACCTGGGTGACGAACAAGCGGGCGCTTAAGGAACTGGCTTCCAGCGGAGTGTCGATCCACGCCCACGTGACCCCTTACGAGGTATGTGACCCGATGCGGGCTTGGGTAGGCCGCGAGCATGGACTCTTCATTAAGATCCTGGAGGAGTTTGGGGCCTGTCCAAGTAAGAGGCTGCACTTTGAGGACGAGACCCCGTCCATTGAGAACCACTTCAGGGTCATCCAGGAGTTTTGA
- the c10h2orf69 gene encoding UPF0565 protein C2orf69 homolog isoform X1, with protein sequence MLAARAVTVGITLISVARTMTSVAATTSSETPGLHAAASRDAHADSPLQRLERLFAVPGYNPNRVNDLLLLRPDTHGQTDTKPKEKSSNRHVMFFHGDIQNFQEDMALQPEGAQWLSWSLEQVALTLGRRFPDRYVWVVRASHMYLHKFSCYHNFVESNMFGAPEHSLYSPDFGAFLHLRALLSHGMERANLPHPVQPQGGADSIPSGFSLTLVGFSKGCVVLNQMVYELAGARADPRLSHFVKHISDMYWLDGGHPGGSETWVTNKRALKELASSGVSIHAHVTPYEVCDPMRAWVGREHGLFIKILEEFGACPSKRLHFEDETPSIENHFRVIQEF encoded by the exons ATGCTAGCCGCTCGAGCAGTTACGGTGGGCATCACGTTGATATCTGTGGCCAGGACGATGACCTCTGTGGCAGCGACGACATCCTCAGAGACCCCGGGGCTGCACGCAGCGGCCAGCCGGGATGCACACGCTGACAGCCCGCTACAGAGGCTCGAGAGGCTGTTCGCGGTGCCCGGATACAACCCGAACCGAGTCAAcgacctgctgctgctccggCCTGATACACACGGACAGACCGACACCAAACCAAAGGAGAAGAGCAGCAACAGGCACGTGATGTTCTTCCACGGGGACATCCAG AACTTCCAGGAGGACATGGCTCTGCAGCCTGAAGGAGCACAGTGGCTCTCCTGGAGTCTGGAGCAGGTCGCCCTCACCCTGGGCCGACGTTTCCCTGACCGATATGTGTGGGTGGTCAGAGCCTCCCACATGTACCTCCACAAGTTCAGCTGCTACCACAACTTTGTAGAGAGCAACATGTTTGGAGCACCGGAGCACTCGCTGTACTCACCTGACTTTGGAGCGTTTCTCCACCTCAg GGCGCTGCTGAGCCACGGCATGGAGCGAGCCAACCTTCCACATCCTGTCCAGCCACAGGGGGGCGCTGACAGCATCCCTTCAGGATTCTCGCTGACGCTGGTGGGCTTCAGCAAAGGCTGCGTGGTGTTGAATCAGATGGTGTACGAGCTGGCCGGGGCCCGCGCAGATCCTCGGCTGTCGCACTTTGTGAAGCACATCTCGGACATGTACTGGCTGGACGGCGGGCACCCTGGCGGCAGCGAAACCTGGGTGACGAACAAGCGGGCGCTTAAGGAACTGGCTTCCAGCGGAGTGTCGATCCACGCCCACGTGACCCCTTACGAGGTATGTGACCCGATGCGGGCTTGGGTAGGCCGCGAGCATGGACTCTTCATTAAGATCCTGGAGGAGTTTGGGGCCTGTCCAAGTAAGAGGCTGCACTTTGAGGACGAGACCCCGTCCATTGAGAACCACTTCAGGGTCATCCAGGAGTTTTGA